A window of Pyrus communis chromosome 3, drPyrComm1.1, whole genome shotgun sequence genomic DNA:
AGGTTAAGTAGTTCCGAATTAGGATGGCGACCGACCCCATTGCCATAAACGGGTGAGTAGTCAGTCAATTTTGGGTGGAGTTATCCATCTCATAGGCATTTGCAGGTCAGATTAATTCCCCCGTTAGTTTTGAGATAATAATATCGAAATCTCGTATGGTCACCTTGTAAAGATGTTGGATCTTGGAAGGATTAATGGAACCCCAGGCATATGGTATAACTcctatttttcctttctttttgatGGATGTGTATTTCACGTCTACCGTATGTTTTTGTAATATTACGTGAGAACAACTTACATGGCAAGTGATGCCAACGTGGTGCGGTATAAGTTTATCTCATGTGGACTGTCCGTATGGGGCACTAGAGTGTCTAATCTAAGAGGTTCCTCATGATTGGGCCTATAAGAGATTAAACAAGGCCCAATTAGAAAGAAATATCAAATGTCAGAAGAGCTGAAACGAAGCGGAACaagaaaaatcaacaaacaCGTCACACATGGCGACGCACGATTGACATAGTCGTCGTAACTCGTCATTGAAGGTTGTGCCGGGACGCTGACTGTGCCTGCGCCACGACAAATACGATAACGCGGCGGCTAAGTCGCAATTGTGTGTGAGATTTTTCAGGGCGTCGCCTTCCCCTTCCCTCCTTCTACTTATCCATTTGcatctctccctccctccctccctctctctctctctctctctagctctctAGCTCTGCGTTTGGAGCTCTCTCAGgtaaacacctttctccttttTTAACATGATTAATTTGGATCATCGTTCTGGAATTTTGATAATCTCTTGAGGTTTTTCCAAGCGATTTTAGTAGAAAATAATTGGATATTTGAGATTTTGAACTGATTTGCTTAAGTTGATGCGATTAGATTGTAGATTATGTGATTTATACATCATGCAACAAGAAATCAACGCTTGAAACTGGGAAATCTGAACCTATATGTGTTAATTACCGATTATTACTTTGCTTAACGACGATTATTACTTTGCTTTAACGAAATGGTTACCAAACGGCCCGTAGTTTTCGTTTTTAAAATCCGAAGCTAAATTATATTATGCGTACGTTGCATTTCAGTTAATTCTTAGCTGATCTGCCTTTATTATGCTATAACTTGTGGAGTTAGCAACTGATTGCTGTTAGCAGTTTATTTTGTATAAATGGCGGGGAATTCCTTTTTCGTACTGTTAATTTGTTCTTGATTTTAGTTATCCATTGCTTAATCAATTTTATGGTTCTAAACATTTTCGGCTTAATTTGTAGTGCTTAAAATGGGAGGAGGTTTTCGAGTTTTGCATTTGGTGAGGCcgtttctttcttttctacCGGAAGTTCAAAGCGCTGACAGAAGGATCCCCTTCAGAGAGAAGATTATATACACCGTGATTTCCCTGTTCATCTTTCTGGTGTGCAGTCAGCTTCCCCTTTATGGCATTCACTCTACCACTGGCGCTGATCCATTTTATTGGATGCGCGTTATTCTTGCATCAAGCCGTGGGACTGTGATGGAGCTTGGTATAACCCCCATTGTGACATCTGGGATGGTCGTGCAGCTCTTGGCCGGTTCAAAGATCATTGAAGTTGACAACAATGTTCGTGAGGATCGTGCGCTATTGTGAGGATTTTTACTTTAATTGTTTGCTTTAAACAGTTTTCCTTGCTTTGATTATTGAATGATATGACGAACTTTGTTTTTGGAGTTGCATATTTTGGTACTTTTCAACTTCTGCTTGTTCCTTCCTTGCCTTGCTACGCTAATTGCATGTTATGAAGAAACTTACTTTAGAGGTTGCGTATTTTGTTAGTTTTCAAACCATGCTTAGTTCTCCTTTGGTCCTTCCAACTTCCTGGTATAATCTtggtttaatttgtttcatCAGTAAAATAGCTGTTTACGTATAATTGTTCAGCTTGTTCCTTCCTTACCTTGCTACTCTGAGATAATGATCCTTCAGTTATGAGTCTTACAACTTAATCGGGTGGCTTTGCTAGTATTCTAATCTCTTGAATTTTATCGGCTTCTAATTTGCAGAAATGGGGCACAAAAGTTGTTGGCCATCCTCATCGCTGTTGGTCAGGCTGTTGCTTATGTGGTTTCAGGAATGTATGGTAGTGTTGCTCAGCTTGGTGTCGGGAATGCGATTCTTATCATTGTTCAGCTCTGCTTTGCTGCAATTATTGTTATTTGCCTAGATGAACTTCTTCAGAAGGGATATGGTTTGGGATCCGGGATCTCCCTTTTTATAGCTACCAACATCTGGTACGCTAGAAACCTGTATTTCTTTTACCttttagtattatatatataatctatgGTCTTGCCATACTTGACTTTTGGTTTGATTATGCAGTGAAAGCATCATCTGGAAGTCCTTTAGCCCTACAACTATCAATAGCGGACGGGGAGCTGAATTTGAAGGTGCCATCATTGCACTGTTCCATCTCTTGATCACCAGGACCGACAAAGTTCGTGCTCTTCGCGAAGCTTTCTACAGGCAAAACCTGCCAAATGTTACTAATCTGCTTGCTACAGTCTTGATCTTTCTCATTGTCGTCTACTTCCAAGGTTTTCGTGTTGTTTTACCGGTGAGATCAAAGAATGCCCGTGGACAGCAAGGATCATATCCTATTAAGCTTTTCTACACCTCTAACATGCCCATCATTCTCCAGTCTGCTCTTGTCTCCAATCTTTATTTCATCTCTCAAGTAAGTTACTAGGCAATAAAAACTAAAGGCTCTTTACTGCAGTTGTTAATTAATTGACATGAAACTTTTTTTCTTCGTACAGTTGCTTTACAGGAAGTTCAGTGGGAATTTCTTCGTGAATATTCTTGGAAAGTGGCAGGAGTCTGAATATTCCGGCCAATCTGTTCCAGTTGGTGGTCTTGCCTACTATATCACGGCTCCAGGAAGGTGATCCAGCACGTTTTATTGCTTAACCGTAGAATCTCCTGGCATTATTTATCATGTTTCGTGTGCGAAAGCATGTATTAATAGCAttggttctttttctttgtcaatgTGGTTTTAATTGCAGCTTGGCGGATATGACAGCCAATCCATTCCATGCTCTGTTCTATCTAGTGTTCATGCTTTCAGCCTGTGCACTCTTCTCAAAAACTTGGATTGAAGTTTCTGGTTCTTCAGCCCGAGATGTGGCTAAGCAGCTCAAGGTATTATTTTTCCTCCTCATCCTAGTTCTATGATTTCTTTGTGATATCCCTCAAATTGATGTCACAAAAACAAAGACATTTTGGAGAGCTCATAGCATGACTGTAAATGTGAAGACATGAGATTTCTAGGATTAAATTTATGATTCTCAAACAACTTAACGTCATGAACTAATACGTTTATGGTTAATGATTGACATTTATGTTGCTTAATTCTGCAGGAACAACAAATGGTGATGCCTGGACATAGAGATTCAAACTTACAGAAGGAACTAAACCGCTACATACCTACTGCGGCTGCATTCGGAGGCTTGTGCATTGGTGCCTTGACTGTTCTGGCAGATTTCATGGGAGCAATTGGTTCTGGGACTGGGATTTTGCTTGCTGTCACGATCATCTATCAGTACTTCGAGACAtttgagaaagagagggaaagcCAACTTGGCTTTTTCGGCCTCTAAACCCTAATAAAAGGAAAGGTAGTTGAGAGCTGTAAGTACATCCGACCTTGGATAACACTAGGGATACATATGAGGTCGAATTTGTAGTTTGGTTACGGTTTTTCACTTGTTACGTCTTCTTTTATGGATAGCCTTGCATGCAATAATTTGTTTTTGACACGATGATATTCGAAATTACTCTTAATCCATGGGAAGTGGGATTCTCGAACCCAGGTAGAATGGAGTGGTACATTGCCATGATCAACGGACTATGAACTAGTGTGACCTTGGTTCACACCCAACCCGGTCTCTAATATTGGGCCTACCCTGCCCATGACCTTGGGTCAGTCCAATTCATGGCCGAAAAACTGGATGGGGTTGGGTTGGAAGTCCAATATACcagtattttcatttttatacacAAAACAATATTGATAGCATTTTGAAGCAATTGAACTGCAAGCCACTCGCATCGTATGTGCCCATTATCACactattttaagttttttgtgtttttactgtatttcctcttctcctttaaGCTACTCAAGTCAAGAGTATACGTACGATTTACTTTGTAATTATTTGGTGATTAGTGATTGTGTCTGGTTTGTGTTAGTGTTTTTATGACGTGAGCAATCATGGTGCTTCCTGGTAATTGGACAGACTTCAAACTTTGGAAGGATGGATTCTATTCGTTGCAACTTTTGGCCTTATTTTTTGTACATTTAGCTGCAAAAATTGAGCCCCATTTTGGACTAGATTAGGTACGAGTCGTATGATTGGATTCCTTGGAGTATAATTTTTGGTAGCAAGGCAAAGCAAAGACGCTTGCTCGACACTCGTGTCCCTCTCAAAGTTATGCTAAGCTTAATAGGGGTGTTTTCTTTGTtaagctttaaaaaaaaacctaggtAATCATGCTTTTTAGGATGGAGTTCAAGGTTTTAATAAGTTCAAGTTGTCATGCAAAGCATAAAGAAGCCATGAAAGATTGATTGGGTACACTTCTTTTTGTGAAATTAGATTAAATATATAAAGGGAGATAAAAGGGGTTTGCACAAGGTGAAAATTTGGTGTGCAAAAATGGCTCAGGGAGATTATTGTGAAGCTAGGACGATATATTCTCATGTTTAGGTCATGTGATGAGTGTTATACATAGTCATGTGATCAGCGTTATATTTACGACAACATACTTCTTTCATACATAATGTGATGAGTATTATAGAAAAATCCGTTGATATAAGAATTTACCATTAAGTGAACAAGTAAGAAATCCGGCCAAATATTAAAGCGGATTAGAAATCAACACCACTAACTCTATCATCCCTTTTTCTTTCCTGTGCACCAGGTTGTGTGCTCGCATGACTCGGTTCACTCTAATGTCTTAATGACATTATAACGATACTCCAACAATCTAATGATAATCCAACGACATAGTAAGCACATAGCCgattttattgttgttgttacaATGTCATTATGACATCagattgttattgttgttgttgtagctATGGCGATAATAGACAATCGGGTCATGCGCAATCCATGCACAAACTTTGTGCGCATAAGAGAATAGTTCTTAAACTAAGGCTTGGCTTCAATGATACAAGTGCTTTAACTGTTAAACTTAATTTTCGTATCATTGAATTGtacaagaaaaatcaaactaaaGACACTAGAGAATGTAGCAGTTGTACTTGGAATTTATCTTTAGGCCTAAACTTTCTCGTAGTACTTTGCGACATTCTCTTACTATGAGCCTAGAGGGACACAAAGCCGCCCAGTGGACATTTAGCCTATAACCTACCTCTGCACTAGTTCACTGTACAAACGTTGTATTCCGAAACTTATAGATTGAGACCAAGAAAAGGAATATCGTATAGATGACGGATTAGACAGGTTGGCTTTTGCCAATATGTATAGCCTGGAAAGCTGATTCTGCTGCACTGAGTCACTGAACCACCGCACCAAGGACAAAGGTCCAGATTCCACTGCACCACAAGTCCCCTCCGATCTCAATTACGAGTACGAAGTTGAAGGTCTCAACCCTTTTGATCTGCCATTGAAAATTTACAGCAACTGGTATGCAATGTGAATGTTGAATGCCCTACAGTAACTCCCACTTTGCACTTGGGCATGAAATATCATCTATATATATGATGAGTTAAAAAGTATTACTCagagagaaatgctaaagaggcTCTTTCAAAAGTGAGACTTTTCATGGACCCTTTGTTACCTCGTATCTTTTACATAATTctcgtgccaacattataaaacgtTATATTGAAAACACGAGAGGTGAAGAGTTCATATAGAGTCTcattttgagagagtctccttagcatttttctTCTCCAAATCACGATATATAGCCAAAGTTACTTGAAAAAAACTAAATTGCCTTGCATGCATGTGAAAATGATAATGTCGACAATTGGAAAAAACTTTGCATGTAAGAAGAAGTCAAATATTTTTCGAACAAAGATTAATTGCTACAAACGTGAAATAGTACTGCACTAGCTGGTTCTCAGTAGCACTATTAAATTTCGGTGGCCATTGTGAATATGCAATGTGATTAGACAGCACAAGATgcagggagggagggaggggggtTGGGAGACTTAAACTACAAAGCACAAACTAAAGCAACAAgccaaaacaaagcaacatatgGAAATCTGGGAAACTTAAGCTTGTtagcatata
This region includes:
- the LOC137727732 gene encoding uncharacterized protein translates to MGGGFRVLHLVRPFLSFLPEVQSADRRIPFREKIIYTVISLFIFLVCSQLPLYGIHSTTGADPFYWMRVILASSRGTVMELGITPIVTSGMVVQLLAGSKIIEVDNNVREDRALLNGAQKLLAILIAVGQAVAYVVSGMYGSVAQLGVGNAILIIVQLCFAAIIVICLDELLQKGYGLGSGISLFIATNICESIIWKSFSPTTINSGRGAEFEGAIIALFHLLITRTDKVRALREAFYRQNLPNVTNLLATVLIFLIVVYFQGFRVVLPVRSKNARGQQGSYPIKLFYTSNMPIILQSALVSNLYFISQLLYRKFSGNFFVNILGKWQESEYSGQSVPVGGLAYYITAPGSLADMTANPFHALFYLVFMLSACALFSKTWIEVSGSSARDVAKQLKEQQMVMPGHRDSNLQKELNRYIPTAAAFGGLCIGALTVLADFMGAIGSGTGILLAVTIIYQYFETFEKERESQLGFFGL